DNA sequence from the Procambarus clarkii isolate CNS0578487 chromosome 9, FALCON_Pclarkii_2.0, whole genome shotgun sequence genome:
AAGACAAGGAGCAAAAAGTCATAGACAGAGAGGCGGTTACAAAAAGGAGGAATATAGCAAGTAGGACACAAAAGGCTTAATCCTCGAAATGCTGCTATTTATGTCAACGACCTCCCAAAGCTGATGCGGAgggtaaaaaaaaataatctcCGGGAAATTATAGAAGGATGTTGATAAACTCCAGGCATGGAGGAGCAAATGGTGTCTATGTGCCGATATTAACACCATCTGAGGAGTGAGGTGCGGCGATATCGACGCCATCTGAGGAGTGAGGTGCGGCGATATCGACGCCATCTGAGGAGTGAGGTGCGGCGATATCGACGCCATCTGAGGAGTGAGGTGCGGCGATATCGACGCCATCTGAGGAGTGAGGTGCGGCGATATCGACGCCATCTGAGGAGTGAGGTGCGGCGATATCGACGCCATCTGAGGAGTGAGGTGCGGCGATATCGACGCCATCTGAGGAGTGAGGTGCGGCGATATCGACGCCATCTGAGGAGTGAGGTGCGGCGATATCGACGCCATCTGAGGAGTGAGGTGCGGCGATATCGATGCCATCTGAGGAGTGAGGTGCGGCGATATCGACGCCATCTGAGGAGTGAGGTGCGGCGATATCGACTCCATCTGCAGACCTGCTCTCCAACCCCGACTCAGTAAGGTGTGACAAGGACAACAcctgttggtgcaggtgtggcaaGGGCAGCACCATCTGTGGAATCCTTCTGATCAGTTCTTATGAAGGTTGTAGTAAAATGAAGAGAAGACGAAAGGGAAGACTAGTTTTTCATACAGGCGAGTATCAGAAGGTTAGAAAATTCTTAGTAACAATACCCTGGGATATAGAACTAGGAGAAAAAATGGTATAAAACTTGATAATAATCCAATGTAAAGTAACTCAATTTATACTGAGCATATTTGGATAAATAAGCTAAGATACCAAAAAATTCTGAATTTAACAGACAATGTTTGGAGGCAAAAAGTTAAAGTAAAGGAGCATGCAAGATATTCATGGGGCACAGAACCGAGGGAGAACCATAACGTATATGCAAGAGGCAGGAACGAATACACAGCAAAGAAGCAATATGATAAGTATATAACATCCAAGGCTAAGATCATCCTAAATTACTAAATAGCCAATTGAGGTAAGATGTCGGTAAATAATAAGTGATCAGACAACACAAAAGAGGAGTCCATACAAAGAGTAATAAGGAAGTTTGTGAATGTTATGAGCTTATATACAGTGCCCCTATTTCACTGTTAAGAGACATGGACAAGAACCTCATATTAATGTAATGAGGgagtaaccttcagcatcactggaacacagcctggccaaatatcaatcaatgttctagg
Encoded proteins:
- the LOC138362845 gene encoding S-antigen protein-like — encoded protein: MVLPLPHLHQQVLSLSHLTESGLESRSADGVDIAAPHSSDGVDIAAPHSSDGIDIAAPHSSDGVDIAAPHSSDGVDIAAPHSSDGVDIAAPHSSDGVDIAAPHSSDGVDIAAPHSSDGVDIAAPHSSDGVDIAAPHSSDGVDIAAPHSSDGVDIAAPHSSDGVNIGT